TAGGGAAAAGGTCCCTCTCCTGAGAATGATATTCAAATACTTGAGGTGGAGAAATTTGCTGGACATTGGTGCGTCAACCATCTGCATAAACATATACTATATGATTAATATCATTATATTCACACGCACATATGGCTAGTCTATAGTCACCGGCCTCTAGTTTTAGAGCATACCTCGGATGAATATATGAGAAGGGATTGAAGGTTTGGCATGCTTGATGCACGAATATAACCAATAACGCCAGGACAATCCATGAATACACTCTTCATTTGAGATGATGCTAGATGTGACAGTTGTACCTGCAGGGATTTACATTCCACTAATGTAAAATGGGTGAGATTTGGAGCTTTGTTCTCCATGATTCGCAGGTTCTTGCAATATAACACCTCCAGGTAGTTGAGCCTCAGAAGAAGGCAAGGTATCATCAAGCAACTTATTTTCTCGCAATGCCTGAGTTCCAATCGCTCCAAAGCAAAAGAACTAGAAAGAAGGGAACCTAACTCATCACCTGTAATGCGCACTTGGAGTAGACTTAATATTGTCAGGCTTCTCAAGCAACCAAGGCCAACTGTGGGACGAAAGGTACATTTTGAAAGGTGAAGACGTCGAAGCGACGCTGCATTCCCATGTGATAGAACTAAGCATGGGAATTCGTACTTGTTATTTACTGAAGATAAATAGAGCCAAAGTTCCTCAAGTACTGGTGTAATCGCCATTTGAAGCCATTTGTCAAGATAACAACGGTCTTTGGCATTGTAATCTAGAGCTCCTAGAAGCTCCAGTGTCTTTATGCCAACGCCTGAGTGCTTCTCAAGAATATGGTCAACTTTGGTAGTAAAAGCTCTTGCATCAGCGTTTCGATTCACATGTCCATCCAAACCCAATGTTTCTTCACTGAAAGTGAGCTTGGGATAGCATCTCCAGGAGAATTTGAAGGCACGAGACACACAAGCAGCCCGGGCGGCATCTCGGAGTGGCATTAGGGAATGTATATGACACCAGATGTCCTACATGCACAAACAGGGAGAAAAGTGTAACATTAGAACTATGAAGGCATACCGTTAGTTCTACTGGAAAAAGAACAACGATATAACTATATTGAGTAACATTCCACCCTAGGTGCttctttttttgaaaaggaggaaagacccccggcctctgcatcggaaCAATGCATGCGGCCAACCCTAGGTGCTCTATGAATGATTGATAGTGTACATTTGTGGCAGGTATATTGAGCATTGCATTTAGAAGTCTTTCCTTGTCCAAAAATGGTTGTGGGTGTGCCTACTTAGCTGGAAAAACAAGAAGCCTAGAAAAAATTCGAAGGTGAATTCAACTTTAGTGGTATAAGCAAAATATCCACTTGTTTATATTAAGAGTATATATATGGTACATATACATTATCTTAATCTTTAGACACTGGAGTGACTTCTATGAAACAGAACCAATAGTTGTACATACTATTGATATCTGGCAGACATAAACGTTCAGACTCTAACAGTAGCAACAATGGCCTCATACGTATCAGGTATCAAAGGTTGATTGATCTAAGAAGTATCATAAAAACAAAATAAGTGCATAGTGTGGGCTGTTCTGGATTGGACGATGTTGGCATGTGCTAGATAGGGTTTTGCCAGGTATAGACATCACGACACTGGGCCTAGAACAGCAATGGCAACAAAGGAAGCATTTGTGGAAGATAGCTCTAGGAAATCTACTGCAGACTTTTCGTGACAAGATGAGAGATACAAGAGTCATGATAGGCAGTGATTTGTTGGGCAGATAAATCTGCTTATGCAATTGGGAGAGATACATGAGTCGTGATAGGCAATTATTTGTTGGAGGGAGAGATAAATCTGCATATGCAATTAGAACGAGGCAAAGCAAGTAATGACGTAGGAGATTGCAGTTAAGAGATGGTGTCATATAACTGTCATGGTGAAAATTTTCTTGAGACATAAGCACTGCATTAGTAGTACTTAATAAAATACCTCTGGAAGGTGTGGCCCTGAATAGTCCTTTGCTAGAACACCCTGACAACTTTCATCTTCTCCGCGGGCTGTGCGATTTAGGTCAGTCCGTAAATCAACCGATCCATGTGCAACATAATCTTGTTGGCATAATCCGTGAGCAACCAAACCTTGTTGGCATGGCGAGCCTTTTGGTTTGTTTCGCGAAGCAATCGATCCATCATGGGTGGTAAAACACACCATGGGTGGTAATGCACAGAACAGACAGTAACAGAAAAtggtaaaagaaaaagaaaaaaacgcaAGCACATGAGTCCAATCTGTTACAGTTTCAGTTTTAACTTGACTGCAAGAACGCCTGCAGTTGCATGCAGGATCCCTGGCATTGCTACGGGACGAACTGCAGTGCAGAAACAGGGGGAGGAcggaaagaaagaaaaaggttggagggggctagggttggtTCTCACCACTGGCTCCGGCTGGCTCTTGCTCTTGCTGTTGCTGTATGGCCACGAGCACcttcggctccggctccggctccgggaaCCCCATGACGCGCGCTCTGCCGATTCCCGGACCTCAGTTTCGTTTCGAACCCAGTCCCGATTCACTTTTCAAGCCAACAACAAGGGCAAGGAACCAGATTGATTGGAGACGGGAGATAGAACCAGCGTCGGACTCCTCTGCTGCGGCCTTCTCGGCCCCCTTTGACTTGTGCGTTCTGCGCCTCTCCGCCCGATCAAAAGGTATGGAATGGACCATTAACGGGCCAGACTATGTCTCGCTTGTAGCGAGACCTAGCCACTTCTTTAGGTTTTTTTCAGACAAACATTTTTAGGGGGTGTATAGCGAGAGCAACTAGTTGGCGAGCGTTCCTTCGccaccacgtgtcgcgctctgggcgatCTCtttggattttattttatttttatttttcgcacgtgttttcggctttttaaatgattttttttacttttggttttccaccggtcttccatATCTTTTGgaccaatttttttcaaaaaatattcttttGTGTGAAAAAACCTTTTTTTCTtcccacgagaggcacggtttggCTTTCGTGAGAGGTACGGTTGTCCTTTCGCGCGAGGCACAGCCGTGCCtcctgcaaaagaaaaaaaaaacgcatttttttcttccacgagatgcacagttttgctttcgtgagagtcacaattgtgctttcgcgagaggcacggccgtgcctctcgaaaacggaaaaaatgtgttttctgttttttttctttcgcgagaggaacggttgtgctttcgcgacgtgcctctcggaaacggaaaaaaaacatgttttctgttttttgtcttttgcgagaggcacggttttgttttcgcgagaggcacggttgcgctttcgcgagagacacggtcgtgcctctttcggaaaggaaaaaaagcgTGCTCCCGGTTTGGCTTTCCCGTCCGgttattttgtttggtttttttgTGTGGAAAAAATAATGTCAAAACCTATCAAGATGatatctaattttgaagatctcgacgcgaggaaccTAATGGTctaatggtgaaaacggtttgagatttggctgcacgatttaagagataaaacgttttgaataaatggatgtacgaaaaaagggaaaactcacaGGTTACGACAGGTGGCGAGTGGGCCATGTGTCGCAACATGAGAAGGTGGGGATGATCTTTGGAAAAAGtacttcttaattagtgatttcgagaTATAGTGGAAGACCTAGACTACGCTCGTCAAGGATGCA
This DNA window, taken from Triticum aestivum cultivar Chinese Spring chromosome 1D, IWGSC CS RefSeq v2.1, whole genome shotgun sequence, encodes the following:
- the LOC123160130 gene encoding uncharacterized protein is translated as MPLRDAARAACVSRAFKFSWRCYPKLTFSEETLGLDGHVNRNADARAFTTKVDHILEKHSGVGIKTLELLGALDYNAKDRCYLDKWLQMAITPVLEELWLYLSSVNNKYEFPCLVLSHGNAASLRRLHLSKCTFRPTVGLGCLRSLTILSLLQVRITGDELGSLLSSSFALERLELRHCEKISCLMIPCLLLRLNYLEVLYCKNLRIMENKAPNLTHFTLVECKSLQVQLSHLASSQMKSVFMDCPGVIGYIRASSMPNLQSLLIYSSEMVDAPMSSKFLHLKYLNIILRRGTFSLSYDYLSLASLLDASPSLETFILDVWEPRMEHVSASTDLSEPREMPGHNHDKLKNVRIDGFYSTKSLIELACHIVHIATSLESLILDTRDRPREIFYFGTSRENILKSRRALVAIQTYIRPKVPSTVQFLVLEP